One segment of Candidatus Falkowbacteria bacterium DNA contains the following:
- the glmS gene encoding glutamine--fructose-6-phosphate transaminase (isomerizing), whose amino-acid sequence MCGIVGYIGEKQAWPIILKGLERLEYRGYDSAGVALHNNENILVYKKSGKVENLKKLVDEENRTNHNLGIGHTRWATHGAPSDVNSHPHASQSGNIVLVHNGIIENYAALKQALEARGYVFKSETDTEVISNLIESIKKENISTVEAVRLALTQVTGAYGLAIISQDEPDQLIVARKGSPIVIGIGEKEFFVASDAAPIIEHTKQVIYLDDGDVAILQRNGVYTVTSMANEIKHPEVKSLELDITAIEKGDFDHFMLKEIFEQPRAITDSIRGRINLAAADVILGGISQYEEKFLKAKRIILVACGTSWHAALTGEYFVEELARIPAEVEYASEFRYRNPVINENDIVIAISQSGETADTLAAIEIAKEKGATVLGICNVIGSSIARQADAGIYTHAGQEIGVASTKAFTTQLSVLLLLAVRLGKLNKQLDDKRSNDLLKSLMSVPDLMEKVLAEKSNIFELAKTFITAKDVFYLGRGFAFPTALEGALKLKEISYIHAEAYPAAEMKHGPIALIDEGMPVIFIATEGKSFDKVISNMEEMKARGARIIAIASEGTKSLLESVSETIIEIPKIDEILVPFLAAIPLQLLSYQVAVLRGCDVDKPRNLAKSVTVE is encoded by the coding sequence ATGTGCGGCATTGTCGGTTACATTGGAGAAAAACAAGCTTGGCCAATTATTCTTAAAGGCTTAGAACGATTAGAATACCGCGGCTATGATAGCGCTGGGGTGGCTTTGCATAATAATGAAAATATTTTAGTTTACAAAAAAAGTGGTAAAGTTGAGAATCTTAAAAAATTAGTCGACGAAGAAAATAGAACTAATCATAATCTGGGTATTGGTCATACGCGTTGGGCAACGCACGGTGCGCCAAGCGATGTTAATTCTCATCCTCATGCTTCGCAAAGTGGCAATATTGTTTTAGTCCACAACGGCATCATTGAAAATTATGCTGCTTTAAAACAGGCTTTGGAAGCTCGCGGTTATGTTTTTAAATCCGAAACCGACACAGAAGTAATCAGCAATTTAATTGAAAGTATTAAAAAAGAAAATATTTCTACTGTTGAGGCCGTGCGTTTAGCTTTAACTCAAGTTACCGGCGCTTATGGTTTAGCGATTATCAGTCAAGATGAACCTGACCAATTAATTGTGGCGCGTAAAGGTTCGCCAATCGTGATTGGTATCGGCGAGAAAGAATTTTTTGTGGCTTCTGATGCGGCGCCGATCATCGAACATACAAAGCAAGTCATATATCTCGATGATGGCGATGTAGCAATTTTACAAAGAAATGGAGTTTACACTGTTACCAGCATGGCCAATGAAATAAAGCATCCTGAAGTTAAAAGTTTGGAATTAGATATTACAGCCATTGAAAAAGGTGATTTTGATCATTTCATGTTAAAAGAAATATTTGAACAACCACGAGCAATTACCGACAGTATTCGCGGGAGAATAAATTTAGCTGCAGCTGATGTAATCCTTGGTGGTATAAGTCAGTATGAAGAAAAATTTCTTAAAGCTAAACGAATAATCTTAGTAGCTTGCGGAACTTCTTGGCACGCTGCTTTAACTGGTGAATATTTTGTTGAAGAACTAGCTCGCATTCCAGCAGAAGTTGAATATGCTTCAGAGTTCAGATATCGTAATCCGGTGATTAACGAAAATGACATTGTGATTGCAATTTCTCAATCTGGAGAAACGGCCGACACTTTAGCCGCGATTGAGATAGCAAAGGAGAAGGGCGCCACAGTGCTTGGTATCTGTAATGTAATTGGTTCATCAATTGCGCGTCAAGCAGATGCTGGGATTTACACTCACGCTGGTCAAGAAATTGGCGTAGCTTCAACCAAAGCTTTTACAACCCAGTTATCAGTTTTGCTTTTGCTAGCTGTTCGATTGGGCAAGTTAAATAAACAATTAGACGATAAAAGAAGTAATGATTTACTTAAGTCGCTTATGTCAGTGCCGGACTTGATGGAAAAAGTTTTGGCAGAAAAAAGTAATATTTTTGAATTAGCTAAAACTTTTATTACCGCTAAAGATGTTTTTTATCTTGGTCGCGGCTTTGCTTTTCCAACAGCTTTAGAAGGTGCTTTAAAACTCAAAGAAATCTCATACATTCATGCTGAAGCTTATCCAGCCGCAGAAATGAAACACGGACCAATTGCTTTGATTGATGAAGGCATGCCAGTTATTTTTATTGCGACTGAAGGTAAATCATTTGATAAAGTGATTAGCAACATGGAAGAAATGAAAGCACGCGGCGCAAGGATAATTGCGATTGCGAGCGAGGGGACTAAGTCTTTATTAGAGTCAGTTTCCGAAACCATTA
- a CDS encoding nucleotidyltransferase, with the protein MEIKLEEKKIEGLRWIVDILERNNVPYKIGGGLAAKVYGSEREVNDIDISLSGKYFDAIIAEASDFITAGPKHYLNEKWDCNTLSVNYNGQEIDMTDVDTLLMSNLDQTQWLKVKERRLYDAVVTNINGLMVSIMDPRDLLSYKQELGGEHQSIDIEAIKKYLNK; encoded by the coding sequence ATGGAAATAAAGTTGGAAGAAAAAAAAATAGAAGGTTTACGTTGGATAGTTGATATTCTTGAGAGGAATAATGTGCCTTATAAAATTGGTGGTGGCTTGGCGGCTAAAGTTTATGGATCAGAGCGAGAAGTAAATGACATAGATATTTCTTTGTCTGGAAAATATTTTGATGCTATTATTGCCGAAGCCTCAGATTTTATTACAGCCGGGCCAAAACATTACTTAAACGAGAAGTGGGATTGTAATACTTTGTCTGTTAATTATAATGGACAAGAGATTGATATGACTGATGTTGATACATTGTTAATGAGTAATTTAGATCAGACTCAGTGGCTAAAAGTTAAAGAAAGACGTTTGTATGACGCTGTTGTGACTAATATTAATGGCCTTATGGTTTCTATTATGGATCCACGTGATTTATTATCATACAAACAAGAGCTAGGCGGAGAGCATCAGTCAATTGATATTGAAGCGATTAAAAAATATTTAAATAAATAA
- a CDS encoding HAD family phosphatase has product MIKAIIFDFGGPIVEWREGFEKTYSKYEELKGLESGAIHNLFESYTRGAMVGDFSSVTDFFEKTKPAISLNLDELNMIYDEANSLMSLRPEIEKYIVELKKKYQIGLLSNFTSGLEKYLQEVFNISSLFDVVVSSYDVKMRKPDPRIYQHTLEKLKVSPQETVFIDDLKENVEGALSLGINSVLFNNSEQCIADLNNVLEEDDV; this is encoded by the coding sequence ATGATAAAAGCTATTATATTTGATTTTGGTGGGCCTATCGTGGAATGGAGAGAAGGCTTTGAAAAGACTTACAGTAAATACGAAGAACTTAAAGGCCTAGAGAGCGGGGCTATACATAATTTATTTGAATCATATACGCGAGGCGCTATGGTGGGTGATTTTAGTTCAGTAACAGACTTTTTTGAGAAAACAAAGCCTGCTATTAGTCTAAACCTTGATGAACTTAATATGATTTACGATGAGGCTAACTCACTAATGAGTCTTCGTCCAGAAATAGAAAAATATATTGTTGAATTGAAAAAAAAATATCAAATTGGCTTGCTGTCAAATTTCACTTCAGGACTAGAAAAGTATTTACAAGAAGTTTTTAATATTTCTAGCTTGTTCGATGTTGTTGTCAGTTCTTATGATGTAAAAATGAGAAAACCTGATCCGCGCATCTATCAACACACCTTAGAGAAACTCAAAGTAAGTCCGCAGGAGACAGTCTTTATTGATGATTTAAAAGAAAATGTTGAGGGCGCACTTTCTCTTGGTATAAATAGTGTATTGTTTAATAACTCCGAGCAATGTATTGCCGATCTAAATAATGTATTAGAGGAAGACGACGTCTAA
- a CDS encoding helix-turn-helix transcriptional regulator: METNIAYYREKLGLTQEKLAEIIGATRQTIISLEQGRYNPSLLLAHKITKALQRKNIEEVFIIK; the protein is encoded by the coding sequence ATGGAAACTAATATCGCCTATTATCGCGAGAAGCTGGGTCTAACACAGGAAAAGTTAGCAGAAATTATTGGCGCAACTCGTCAAACTATTATTTCCTTAGAACAAGGACGCTATAATCCTTCCCTGCTTCTGGCTCATAAAATTACCAAAGCCTTACAAAGAAAAAATATAGAAGAGGTTTTTATCATAAAATAA
- a CDS encoding Type 1 glutamine amidotransferase-like domain-containing protein, which translates to MERHLKNFGLVWIHGGNAFILQRAFKQSGFGKAIKEAVMNNQIVYAGFSAAVCLAAPTLLGVDIVDDPNVVPLSYEKEFSWDGLGLIDYNVAVHYKSDHPESASTDKEVEYYQENNIPYKTLSDGEVIIIDQSGERLLK; encoded by the coding sequence ATAGAAAGGCATCTTAAAAATTTTGGTCTTGTTTGGATTCATGGTGGCAATGCTTTTATTCTTCAGCGCGCTTTTAAACAGAGTGGTTTTGGTAAAGCTATAAAAGAAGCTGTTATGAATAATCAAATAGTGTACGCTGGTTTTAGCGCCGCTGTTTGTCTTGCGGCGCCGACCCTGCTTGGTGTTGATATTGTAGATGACCCTAATGTTGTTCCTCTGTCTTACGAAAAAGAATTTAGTTGGGATGGACTTGGCTTAATTGATTATAACGTGGCTGTGCATTATAAATCAGATCATCCTGAATCAGCTAGTACGGATAAAGAAGTGGAATATTATCAAGAAAATAATATTCCGTATAAAACATTAAGCGATGGAGAAGTAATAATAATAGATCAGTCAGGTGAGAGATTGCTAAAATAA
- a CDS encoding Type 1 glutamine amidotransferase-like domain-containing protein, producing MITFKNSFPSDINPVFQMALPDTFEEQVKNADVINIKGGDDHLIQYWLKQFNLSEVFKDKVIVTNSAGSNVMVKHFWTCDWRKNMDGLGILPIKFISHYKSNYGDDDPRGVIEWEKAYKELESYGDKSLPIYALEEGDFIVIEK from the coding sequence ATGATTACTTTTAAAAATTCATTTCCGAGTGATATTAATCCTGTCTTTCAGATGGCTTTGCCGGATACTTTTGAAGAACAGGTGAAAAATGCAGATGTAATAAATATTAAAGGCGGCGACGATCATCTTATCCAATATTGGTTAAAACAGTTTAATTTATCTGAGGTTTTTAAGGATAAAGTTATTGTTACAAACTCAGCTGGATCAAACGTAATGGTCAAGCATTTTTGGACTTGTGATTGGAGAAAAAATATGGATGGTCTAGGAATTCTACCAATTAAATTTATTTCTCATTATAAATCTAATTATGGAGACGACGATCCCCGCGGGGTAATTGAATGGGAAAAAGCTTATAAGGAGCTTGAATCTTATGGTGACAAATCTTTACCTATTTATGCACTAGAGGAAGGCGACTTTATTGTTATAGAAAAATAA